A single window of Watersipora subatra chromosome 11, tzWatSuba1.1, whole genome shotgun sequence DNA harbors:
- the LOC137407835 gene encoding ribosomal biogenesis protein LAS1L-like, with product MEPCNGSVVKALAYGQMVSSLRHLKTIDGVRSEFERVADLIISDETSDLREAQERLLVWRVRQGRRFQDVLDITLCILTDLLQLRNGDAVSSVDQQAVTNSASLTIARFVNLMTEGSLADKLDKTSVAELAAKIGIPEWLVSVRHEIVHRRLPSTAFATSALLFARGYVHEKFWSLSTNRPGDTSAAVLKGRIRDALRDASVSAADRREILLQFLSQKR from the exons ATGGAGCCCTGCAATGGTTCAGTAGTTAAGGCGCTGGCCTATGGTCAAATGGTCAGTAGTTTGCGTCACCTAAAGACCATTGATGGTGTTAG GAGTGAGTTTGAACGAGTCGCAGATCTAATCATAAGTGATGAAACATCAGATTTGCGCGAGGCCCAGGAGAGGCTTCTCGTCTGGAGAGTTCG GCAAGGGAGACGATTTCAGGATGTACTTGACATCACCTTGTGTATTCTGACAGACTTATTACAGTTGAGGAATGGAGATGCAGTATCCTCTGTTGATCAGCAAGCGGTGACAAATTCTGCATCACTAACTATAGCTAG GTTTGTGAATTTGATGACTGAAGGCTCTTTGGCAGATAAGCTTGACAAAACCTCAGTGGCGGAGCTTGCAGCCAAG ATTGGGATACCCGAATGGCTAGTGAGTGTAAGACACGAGATTGTTCACCGCCGCCTTCCTTCTACAGCTTTCGCTACAAGTGCTCTCCTTTTTGCCAGAGGTTATGTACAC GAGAAGTTCTGGTCTTTGTCAACCAACAGGCCCGGTGATACATCAGCCGCAGTTCTTAAAGGAAGGATACGAGATGCACTCAGAGATGCCAGTGTATCT GCTGCTGACAGGAGAGAGATTCTCTTACAATTTCTTTCACAAAAGCGGTAG
- the LOC137407837 gene encoding uncharacterized protein, whose translation MASPHFNSKVSPSPYVNSKVSPSPRVNSKVSPSPGVNSKVSPSPYNNSEVSPSPYVNSKVSPSPRVNSKVSPSPYVNFKVSPSPYVNSKVSPSPYINSKVSPSPYVNSKVSPSPYINSKVSPSPYVNSKVSPSPYVNSKVSPSPYVNSTVSPR comes from the coding sequence ATGGCCAGCCCACACTTTAACTCTAAGGTGTCTCCAAGCCCATACGTAAACTCTAAGGTGTCTCCAAGCCCACGCGTTAACTCTAAGGTGTCTCCAAGCCCGGGCGTTAACTCTAAGGTGTCTCCAAGCCCATACAATAACTCTGAGGTGTCTCCAAGCCCATACGTTAACTCTAAGGTGTCTCCAAGCCCACGCGTTAACTCTAAGGTGTCTCCAAGCCCATACGTTAACTTTAAGGTGTCTCCAAGCCCATACGTTAATTCTAAGGTGTCTCCAAGCCCGTACATTAACTCTAAGGTGTCTCCAAGCCCATACGTTAACTCTAAGGTGTCTCCAAGCCCATACATTAACTCTAAGGTGTCTCCAAGCCCATACGTTAACTCTAAGGTGTCTCCAAGCCCATACGTTAATTCTAAGGTGTCTCCAAGCCCATACGTTAACTCTACGGTGTCTCCAAGGTAA